A window of the Scophthalmus maximus strain ysfricsl-2021 chromosome 8, ASM2237912v1, whole genome shotgun sequence genome harbors these coding sequences:
- the pgap4 gene encoding transmembrane protein 246, whose translation MPRWRAFLGQYLRWSSTVTQALVLSVVTFCIVLPLCCHQLLYSYFFIKSMYLDSMSEDVLRDSLSRGQDALHFWQSASASAPTSSRLRDIAQRPELLVTVVTVRRNEGRDFHYLLQVMRQLSGIVGGCGERRCAEVLICDVETGPQENQDAKLLEPHFRVIRRSPQERQKTWERTNTFEREKRDYVFCLRKGWELAKPQNMVVLEDDALPRPDFFRVVKDLVSRRFALHTLYVKLYHPERLQRYWNPEPYRILEWVGLGLVGATALLLTSPYWNPLSFSFTLSVGHLLFFTLYFMAAAELLGRHYLLEMRRLSPQLYAVSPATECCTPAMLYPGNASLRVAEYLDGSFCAKGNAKDMVLYHMARTIPGERSHSVEPNLITHIGAYSSVRANPSRPKLL comes from the coding sequence ATGCCTCGATGGAGAGCGTTCCTCGGTCAGTACCTGCGATGGTCCAGCACCGTCACTCAGGCCCTCGTCCTGTCCGTCGTCACGTTCTGCATCGTCCTCCCTCTGTGCTGCCATCAGCTGCTTTACTCCTACTTCTTCATCAAGTCCATGTACCTGGACTCCATGAGCGAGGACGTCCTGCGGGACAGTCTCAGCCGAGGTCAGGACGCCCTGCACTTCTGGCAGAGCGCTTCCGCCTCTGCGCCCACGTCCTCCAGACTCCGTGACATCGCCCAGCGTCCCGAGCTGCTGGTCACCGTGGTGACGGTCCGGCGGAACGAGGGACGTGACTTCCACTACCTGCTCCAGGTGATGCGGCAGCTGAGCGGCATCGTGGGAGGCTGTGGGGAGCGGCGGTGTGCAGAGGTGCTCATCTGCGACGTGGAAACTGGTCCCCAGGAAAACCAGGACGCCAAGCTGCTCGAGCCTCACTTCAGGGTGATCCGGCGCTCGCCGCAGGAGCGGCAGAAGACCTGGGAACGGACCAACACCTtcgagagggagaagagggattACGTCTTCTGTCTCCGCAAAGGATGGGAGCTGGCGAAGCCGCAGAACATGGTCGTCCTCGAGGACGATGCTTTGCCGAGACCAGATTTCTTCAGAGTTGTGAAGGACCTTGTGTCGCGACGCTTCGCCCTTCACACTCTCTACGTCAAGCTGTATCACCCTGAGAGGCTGCAGCGCTACTGGAACCCGGAGCCGTACCGCATCCTGGAGTGGGTGGGGCTGGGGCTGGTCGGAGCTAcagccctcctcctcacctctccttaCTGGaaccccctctccttctccttcacgCTGTCCGTCggccacctcctcttcttcaccctTTACTTCATGGCCGCTGCCGAGCTGCTGGGGCGCCACTACCTCCTGGAGATGCGGCGACTTTCCCCGCAGCTCTACGCCGTCTCTCCGGCCACCGAGTGCTGCACCCCGGCGATGCTGTACCCCGGCAACGCCTCGCTCAGGGTGGCCGAGTACCTGGACGGCTCGTTCTGCGCCAAGGGAAACGCCAAAGACATGGTTCTGTATCACATGGCGAGGACGATCCCTGGGGAGAGGTCTCACAGCGTGGAACCCAACCTCATCACCCACATCGGGGCCTACTCCTCGGTCAGGGCAAACCCATCCCGGCCCAAACTCCTCTGA